The Lacipirellula parvula genome window below encodes:
- a CDS encoding DUF2179 domain-containing protein, which translates to MDFLISLHPLAAALLIFFLRIIDVSLGTLRTISVVQGRIELAVVLGFFETFVWLTAVAQALMGVEKHPMLIIAYCAGFAAGNAVGIQIERKIALGIVVIRMFSSQAGGAIASALSIAGWQPTTFQGIGAEGPNTMIFVIAPRRRTSELLETARGVDPHIYYSVDLVREYHGGATAALSTPADWRAIFRMRK; encoded by the coding sequence ATGGACTTCCTCATTTCGCTCCACCCGCTCGCGGCCGCACTGCTGATCTTCTTCTTGCGAATCATCGACGTTTCGCTTGGGACGCTCCGCACGATCTCGGTCGTGCAAGGCCGCATTGAGCTCGCGGTCGTGCTGGGCTTCTTCGAAACGTTCGTTTGGCTCACCGCCGTGGCTCAGGCGCTAATGGGCGTCGAGAAGCACCCGATGCTGATCATCGCGTACTGCGCGGGGTTCGCGGCTGGCAATGCCGTGGGGATTCAAATTGAGCGTAAGATCGCCTTGGGAATCGTGGTGATCCGGATGTTCTCGTCGCAAGCGGGCGGAGCGATTGCCTCAGCGCTCAGCATCGCAGGCTGGCAGCCGACGACGTTTCAAGGCATTGGCGCCGAGGGGCCTAATACGATGATCTTCGTTATTGCTCCGCGCCGTCGCACCAGCGAGCTACTGGAAACGGCGCGGGGCGTTGATCCGCACATTTACTACAGCGTCGACTTGGTGCGCGAATACCACGGCGGAGCGACGGCGGCGCTCTCAACGCCGGCCGATTGGCGGGCAATTTTTCGGATGCGAAAATAA
- a CDS encoding cytochrome c: MAIALGEAGLAAEKARPVKRAKPPVWSQDVLDEFFADAREQLVGERPVKRTEAIAATSAAGQGSGNATAEGAGSNSDAATWSQLISGDTLAAEVKRLAATLRDPLANPAKFKSGGYKVCRGAFSELAVLFAVIAEYDGDVRWQDDAPALRDAFARAARNCKTGTDQTFAEGAELRTQLDDLVRGERLGGKPAPPPEQWSKIADRPLLMKRMESALQEGISPALANAREFSRKAVDVQQQAEVLAMLAAIIDREAYEYWDDENFQQQSNDLRAASRELTRAAADANYEAARAAAGRASQSCTACHEGYRG; this comes from the coding sequence GTGGCCATCGCGCTAGGCGAGGCCGGCTTGGCAGCAGAGAAGGCGCGGCCGGTGAAGCGGGCCAAGCCGCCGGTTTGGTCGCAGGATGTGCTCGACGAGTTTTTCGCTGACGCGCGCGAGCAACTCGTTGGCGAGCGGCCCGTGAAACGGACTGAAGCTATCGCGGCGACTTCAGCGGCGGGGCAGGGGAGTGGCAATGCAACCGCCGAAGGGGCCGGCTCAAATTCTGACGCCGCGACTTGGTCGCAACTCATTTCCGGCGACACGCTTGCAGCCGAAGTAAAGCGACTCGCTGCGACGCTCCGCGATCCGCTCGCCAACCCCGCTAAGTTCAAATCGGGCGGCTACAAGGTCTGCCGCGGTGCGTTCAGCGAACTCGCCGTTTTGTTCGCAGTGATCGCCGAGTACGACGGCGATGTCCGCTGGCAAGACGATGCGCCAGCCCTCCGCGATGCTTTTGCTCGGGCCGCCCGCAATTGCAAAACGGGAACCGACCAAACGTTCGCCGAAGGCGCCGAACTGCGGACACAACTCGACGACCTCGTCCGCGGCGAGCGCCTGGGCGGTAAGCCCGCGCCGCCGCCCGAGCAGTGGAGCAAAATCGCCGACCGGCCGCTCCTCATGAAACGGATGGAGTCAGCGCTGCAAGAAGGGATCTCGCCCGCGCTCGCCAATGCCCGCGAGTTTTCACGCAAGGCGGTCGACGTCCAACAGCAGGCCGAAGTCCTCGCGATGCTCGCGGCGATCATCGATCGCGAAGCGTACGAGTACTGGGATGACGAGAACTTTCAGCAGCAAAGCAATGACCTCCGCGCCGCCTCGCGCGAGCTAACCCGTGCCGCCGCCGATGCCAACTACGAAGCCGCCCGCGCCGCCGCGGGACGAGCAAGCCAATCGTGCACTGCCTGCCACGAAGGCTACCGCGGCTAA